A genomic stretch from Tissierellales bacterium includes:
- a CDS encoding TRAP transporter substrate-binding protein, with protein MKNNFLKKIMVSIMVCVLVLPLFACGNSQETDDTDSSGSSDEVYELKFAHVVRPTTPKGLAAEKFKELAEEKSDGQLKVTIYPDSQMGADQEINEQVLEGTLDMNAPFLSTVTSFAPEFELFDLPYLFENPDQAFEALSGEVGEKLNGYLEDKNLKALGYWSGGFKQLTNSKRPVENVKDLDGLKIRVSQSPLLVTQFKAINAGGISVPFVDLYSSLQTGTVDGQENPYANIASRKFYEVQDYMTISDHGFMGYIFFINNDKFESLPEELQEIVEEVAEEVMKEQWEIAEEKDEEYLEEIEESGIEITEFGSEEKKDFREATQEAYDEFLEQDDAEELMKLVEKYTK; from the coding sequence AAATAATGGTTTCAATAATGGTTTGTGTACTTGTATTACCACTATTTGCATGTGGAAATTCTCAAGAAACAGATGATACAGATTCTTCAGGTTCTTCAGATGAAGTATATGAATTAAAGTTTGCTCATGTAGTTAGACCTACTACACCAAAAGGCTTAGCAGCTGAAAAATTTAAGGAATTAGCAGAAGAAAAGAGTGATGGACAATTAAAAGTAACTATTTATCCAGATTCACAAATGGGAGCAGATCAAGAAATAAATGAGCAAGTATTAGAAGGTACATTAGATATGAATGCTCCATTTTTATCAACTGTAACATCATTCGCACCTGAATTTGAACTTTTTGATTTACCATATTTGTTTGAAAATCCAGATCAAGCATTTGAAGCATTATCTGGGGAAGTAGGAGAAAAATTAAACGGATACTTAGAAGATAAGAACTTAAAAGCATTAGGATATTGGAGTGGTGGTTTTAAACAATTAACTAACTCAAAAAGACCAGTAGAAAATGTAAAAGATTTAGATGGATTAAAGATCAGAGTAAGTCAAAGTCCATTACTTGTAACTCAATTTAAAGCAATTAATGCTGGTGGTATATCTGTTCCATTTGTAGACTTATATTCATCATTACAAACTGGTACGGTAGATGGTCAAGAAAATCCGTATGCTAATATAGCAAGTAGAAAGTTTTATGAGGTTCAAGATTATATGACTATAAGTGATCATGGGTTTATGGGATATATTTTCTTTATAAATAATGACAAATTTGAATCTCTACCAGAAGAATTACAAGAGATTGTAGAAGAAGTGGCTGAAGAAGTAATGAAGGAACAGTGGGAAATAGCGGAAGAAAAAGATGAAGAATATTTAGAGGAAATAGAAGAATCAGGTATAGAAATTACAGAATTTGGTTCAGAAGAGAAAAAAGACTTTAGAGAAGCTACTCAGGAAGCATATGATGAATTCTTAGAGCAAGATGATGCAGAGGAATTAATGAAATTAGTAGAAAAATATACTAAATAA